CGTAAATAAAATAATTTGAAATAAGTATTTAACTTGATTCCATTCTTCAGGAAAATCAGGGGAAATAAAAAGGGCATAGTTTGTATTATCAATTTCAAATGGTATACCTACAATACGTTCTGCTGGATCATCTGACCACGCAACCGTATCTGCACTAAATATTTCTCCATTTAGCACGTGTTCAACATCGTCCTTTAGAATGGTATAGTTATCAAAATTAGATCCATACGAAATAATCTCATTTTGCCCTTGGTAAAGATTCAGACGATAAGTAAACAAGGTTGAGTTATTAAAAAAGGATTCCATGTCCTCTTCTGGTGTTGATTGATACAACTCCATAAACTCTTCCCCAACATCTATTAAACGTTGATCTAATTTTTGTTTGAAATCGCTGTAAAAAATATAATAGGCGGCTAATAAACCAATCATCAAACTGATTAATACAGCAGCAATGAACAGATAGGCATATCTAATATAAATAGATTTTCTCATGAAATAACCTCTAAACGATATCCTAAACCTCTAATCGTAGAAATTTGTATCATATCGGTTTTTTCTTTAATTCTTTGCCGTAGACGTTTGATGTGTACATCTACAGTTCTGTCATCTCCTTCATAATCAAGACCCCAAATCTTTTCAATCAGCTGATCTCGAGTGAATATCTGGTTTGGGAAATTTGCTAACTGAAACAATACCTCAAACTCCTTTAAAGGTAACGTTAAACTATCTCCATTGATTGACACTTTTTTAGTTTTTGCATCCATTTGTATATCACCTATTTTAATAATTTGTGAGTTCATCACTTTATATCTTCTAAGCAAAGCTTTTACTCGCACAATTAACTCCATAGGATCAAAAGGTTTCACTAAATAATCGTCAGTACCTAACTCGAATCCTTTTACTTTATCTTCTGTAGTACCTTTAGCAGTCACCATTAATACAGGGATTTCGTATAAATCTCGAATCTCCTTGCAGAGTTCCCACCCGTTTATATGAGGCATCATAATATCAATAATCGCAAGATTAATCTTTTCTTTTTCCAAAATATTCAATGCTTCTCTACCGTCACTGGCTTCAAGTATCATATAGCCTTCATTATTTAAGTAAAGTGAAATAAGATGACGAATGCTTTCATCATCGTCTGCAACCAAAATTTTAACCATGTTTGATCTCCTTTCACTCTTCATAATTAACATATCTATGGATTACTTGTTTTATTGTAACAGTGTAATATGAACTAGATATGAACAAACCACCTAATCGGTCTTAAGACACATTTTGCAGAGACATTCCTGTTACGACTGACTTTTGCGGGCTTTGGCAAGTGGAAGGAGTGACAGGAACCCTTTCTCTCTCACCTTAATCGGTCTTAAGACTTCTTAATCACTTCCAGTGAACTAACTGCTGCGACTGACTTTTGCGGGCTTTGCAAGTGGAAGGAGTAACAGCAATCCTTTCTCTCACCTAATTGGTCTTAAGACTTCTTAATCACTTCCAGTGAACTAACTGCTGCGACTGACTTTTGCGGGTTTTGCAAGTGGAAGGAGTGGCAGTTAGTTCACTGGATTACCAACAAGAAGTCTCTAAGACCCAGCTCCCTTATATCTATTCACTCCCATATTCCAAACCATAAAACCAATACTGAAAAACACAATACCTACAACTGGCGTTAACAAAGCAAAACCTTGTGAAATGTCTTTATCCAAGAAAAACGAAGCAGGATACACTCCTACAAACGCAAATGGCAATAACCACGTCAAAGTAAATTTAATCACTTTATTATAAATATCTACTGGATATCTCCCATAGTTTTGTATATTCCAAATCATGGGTGTGATTCCTGTTGGTGAATCCGAAAAAAAAGATAACGACGTGATTAGTATGTATACTCCGCCATAAATCAAAACTGATCCTACAACCATCAATATGAGCACAAATGGATCATACCAAGCAAAAGATACATCAAGATGAACCCAAGCATACCCCATAATAATGAAACCTGTGAGGGAACCAAATAAAGATGCAGGATCCATATTTTCTAAAACTAGCTGCACTAAGTTATGAGCTGGTCTCGTTAAAATCCGATCCATTTCTCCTTTTACAATATAGCGTTCATTAAAGCTCCATAGGTTTAAAAAACAAGTGAATATACCATAAGGAATCATAAAATACCCGTATATGAATAACATTTCATAGATGGACCAACCACCCAAAGAACTTGTGTGTAGAAATACTACTAATATAAAAAATAAATTTGTCAGTTGAAATAATAAATCCGTCACTACTTCAATCAAAAAATCAGCTCGGTAGGTCATTCGCGTCTTTAAATAGGTTTTAAAATAATCTGTAAAAATTGAGGCGTAATACATCCATCTCACCCTCCCTGCACAACGAGTCGACGTCTTGCTAACTTCCAAATGACATAAATTGGAACACTTAAAAATACAAACCAAAATACCTGAACAATAAATGCATTATAAATCGCATCCCCTACGACTCTGCCCGTAAAAACAGAAGCAGGCAAATAGGTAATGGCTTGAAATGGAAGCCACTCTAAAACCTTCTGGGACCAACCTGGGAAAAAGGATATTGGGATAATTAGTCCAGAAAAAAGATCCACAGCAATTCTTTTAAATCTCATTAAACCTTCATTGTTTTCCACAAAAAATGCAAACATACCTGTTAATAAATTAATCTGTGAGTTAATTAAAAAGCTAAAAAAGATCATCACCATAAAAATCAACCAGACATCAAATTGAGTCGGTAGTTTAATTTGAAATATAAGGGTTACGATAACCATACCCGGAATCGAAAACAACAATAATCGAAATAATCCTTCTCCTAAACCCTGCATCATTTTAAAAATCAAATAAGGGTAAGGTTTTGTTAATTGGACTGCAACGCTTCCATCTTTAATCTCATTCGCAATTTCTCTATCTAAATTGTTAAAATAAAATGCTCTTGCCATCCAGGACACTGCAACATACGTTGTCATTTGTAAAACTGTAAATTCACCTAACGTTTCATTTGTCCCGTATATAGCTTTCCATAAAAAATAATAAGCACCGATATTAATTGCATATATGATAATGCCGCTGTAATAGTTCACTCGGTAAGCCAGCATCATTAAAAAACGAATTCGAATCATATCTATATAAGCACTAACCATTGGAAGCAACCACTTCCTTTGCTTTTTCTGCAGAACCAGATTTGTAAATCTCTCTCACGATTTCATCTGTATTTGTTTCAAAGATTTTAATATCACTAATATTGATAAATCCTACGATGCGACTTAACACATCAGATACATTCACTTCATTTTGAGGAATCCACACTTTTGCTGCCAACTCATTTTCTCTTAACCATTTCACATTTAAGCCTTTCGTTAACTCGTGCAGTTGTGATAATGGATAACTCTTTTGAAATTGAAAATGAACTTCCTTTCCCTTACCCCATTTATCCTTTAAATTTTGTAGACCACCATCATATATAATATGACCTTGATCGAGCATAATCACACGCGAACATAATGCTTCAATATCCTGCAAATCATGGGTCGTTAATAAAATCGTTGTTTCATATTTTTGATTCATATCTTTTAAAAATTCTCGTATTTCTGTTTTCACTACAATGTCTAAACCAATAGTAGGTTCATCTAAGAATAAAATTGATGGATTATGTAATAAAGACGCCGCTAATTCACACCTCATACGCTGACCCAAGCTTAATTTTCGAACTGGACGATTTAATATTTCAGATAATTGCAAACGTTCTACAATTTCATCCAAACGAGTTTTAAAGTCATTTTCAGGTACACGATAAACTTTTTTCAACAACTGGAAAGATTCAATTACACCTATATCCCACCACAATTGACTTCTTTGTCCAAATACTACGCCGATACCACGTACAAATTTCTCTCTTTCTTTATATGGAATCATACCATTCACTTCAATTTGTCCAGAACTTGGTACAAGAATACCTGTTAACATTTTTATCGTAGTTGATTTTCCCGCACCATTTTCCCCAATGTATCCACAGATTTCTCCTCTTGGAATTTGAAAGCTAATATCGTCTACAGCCGCAACTTGATTGTATTGCCTTTTGAATAGATCTTGGAATGCTCCTTTTAAGCCCTCTCTATTTTTTTGAACTTTGAATACTTTTCGAAGTTGATTCACATGAATTGCTGACATTAACTACACTCCTATTTTTGGTATTTCTAGTATACGTCTTGAAATATTGAGCATTTTCCATCATAATTTTAGATATTACTTATCTTGTCTTAACATCCTAGAACTTCTATATAAAGAAAAAAGATAAACAGGATGTCAATGCTAGATCACTTTATATCATACATGAAGCATTCTAAAAAGAATAGTTCAACACGAAAGGACAAATTATAAGATGGTTACTAAAAAACCAAAGAAAAAAAGTAAAAAATTATTGTGGACATCACTTATTATTTTCATTCCAATTGTAATTTTCCTTACTTATTACATTATTTCTATTGTAAGTACCGCAAATGATCTACAGGCGGATGGGGATTCACCATTTGATAAATTCGATGACGATGCATTTTATGAACCACCTGAATGGGAAGGGAACGAACGAGTAAATATTTTATTATTAGGTGGAGACACTAGAGGTCTTAGTAAAAATGAAGTGCCTCGTTCCGATACGATGATGGTACTTTCTCTTGATCCGGAATCAAAGCAGGCTTTTCTATTTTCAATTTTACGTGATACATACGTAGATATACCTGGTCATTGGGGTACAAAAATTAATGCAGCTTTAGTTTTTGGCGGTCCAAATCTAGCGATGGAAACGGTGAGCAATTTTACCGGTTTACCTATTCAATATTATGTTTATGTAGATTTTGAAGGATTTACTGAATTGGTCGATGCTATCGGCGGAGTTGAGTTTTACGTAGAAAAAGATATGTATTATTCAAGTAGAGCAGATGGACCAGAATTTGATATCGACCTCAAGGAAGGCACACAACATTTAGATGGAAAGAAAGCATTGCAATATGTTCGTTTTCGTCATGATGCACAAGGAGATTTCTCAAGAACAGAAAGACAAAGAAACTTGTTAAAAGCCGTTGCGGATGAAATGTTAACTTTCACTAATTTGATCAACTTACCTAAAACATTGGAGGAAGTGGAGCCCTATATTGAAACAAATTTAACTTTCTCTGAAATGGTAAAATTAGGATCATTAGCCTACAAACATAAAAACAATGGATTTCAAACGGAGCAATTACCTCCTTCAGATAATGTTAGAGACGAAAGAATTGATGGATTATCGTACCTTGTAACGGATGAAGCTGAGATGCAACAATACATTCAGGACTTATTTGAGCAGGCAGCATTAGAAGAGATTCCCCAAGAAAATGAAACAAATCAAGAATCCGATGAAGCAGGAAGTGAAGGATCATGAACCGACAACGATCTGAACAACATTATATAGAAGCATTAGAACACATTGTTGGAGGGGTTAACAGCCCCTCCCGTTCTTTTAAAGCTGTAGGCGGCGGTGCTCCTGTATTTATGGAAAAGGCGGAAGGTGCTTACTTCTGGGATGTAGACGGAAATAAATACATAGACTATTTAGCTGCTTATGGTCCGATTATTTTAGGACATGCACACCCTCATGTAACAAAAGCAATTACCAAGGCTGCACAAAATGGAACGCTATATGGTACTCCTACACAACTAGAAAACAAATTTTCAAAAATGTTAAAAAAAGCAATCCCTTCCATGGATAAAGTTCGTTTTGTAAATTCAGGCACTGAAGCCGTTATGACAACGATTCGTGTAGCAAGAGCTTATACAGGCAGAAGAAAAATCATCAAATTTGCAGGCTGTTATCATGGACACTCAGATTTAGTTCTTGTTGCCGCTGGTTCTGGTCCTTCTACACTTGGCATTCCAGATAGTGCTGGAATTACGACAAACATTGCAAGCGAAGTCATCACAGTACCATTTAATGATATAGAAGCATTGAAACAAGCTCTGGATCATTGGGGAGAAGATGTAGCAGCAGTCATGATTGAACCCATTGTAGGAAACTTCGGAATGGTTGAACCTGAAGCGGGATATTTAGAGAAGCTTTGTTTATGTGCAAGACAAGCTGGTGCACTCGTTATTTACGATGAAGTCATAAGTGCCTTTCGTTTCCATTATGGAGCAGCGCAAAATTATAAACTTTTTCCAGATAAGAAAGCAATCGAACCTGACTTAACTGCCTTAGGTAAAATTATTGGAGGGGGATTACCCATTGGGGCTTATGGTGGAAAAAAAGAAATTATGGACCAGGTCGCTCCTTTAGGGCCAGCTTACCAGGCTGGAACTATGGCGGGAAATCCAGCTTCCATTGCAGCAGGAATAGCTTGTTTAGAAGTGCTGGCGCAACCCATAACCTACCCACATTTATATAAAATGGCGGATATATTAACGAACGGGATTCTAGAAGCAGCCGAGCATTATAACATAGAACTGACCATCAATCGAATTGGTGGTGCATTTTCAGTTCATTTTTGCAATCATGAAATCAAAAATTATGAAGATGCTCAAAACACAAATAGTGAATTATTTTCTCAGTTTTTCAATTTCATGTTAAATGAAGGGATTAATTTAGCACCCTCTAAATATGAAGCATGGTTCATCACAATTGCTCATACATTAGAAGATATTCATCAAACGATACATGCCGTACGAAACACCTTTAATAAGATGAAGCGATAAAACATTTTTATGCAAACAATAAATTAATCCTCTCTTAACAATTTCATTATATAATTATAAAAAACGAATTATTGAAGCAATAACGCTTATAATAGTTCGTTTTTTAGATTGGTGGAATTTGAAATACATACGATATC
The window above is part of the Chengkuizengella sp. SCS-71B genome. Proteins encoded here:
- a CDS encoding ABC transporter ATP-binding protein, with the translated sequence MSAIHVNQLRKVFKVQKNREGLKGAFQDLFKRQYNQVAAVDDISFQIPRGEICGYIGENGAGKSTTIKMLTGILVPSSGQIEVNGMIPYKEREKFVRGIGVVFGQRSQLWWDIGVIESFQLLKKVYRVPENDFKTRLDEIVERLQLSEILNRPVRKLSLGQRMRCELAASLLHNPSILFLDEPTIGLDIVVKTEIREFLKDMNQKYETTILLTTHDLQDIEALCSRVIMLDQGHIIYDGGLQNLKDKWGKGKEVHFQFQKSYPLSQLHELTKGLNVKWLRENELAAKVWIPQNEVNVSDVLSRIVGFINISDIKIFETNTDEIVREIYKSGSAEKAKEVVASNG
- a CDS encoding response regulator transcription factor, whose amino-acid sequence is MVKILVADDDESIRHLISLYLNNEGYMILEASDGREALNILEKEKINLAIIDIMMPHINGWELCKEIRDLYEIPVLMVTAKGTTEDKVKGFELGTDDYLVKPFDPMELIVRVKALLRRYKVMNSQIIKIGDIQMDAKTKKVSINGDSLTLPLKEFEVLFQLANFPNQIFTRDQLIEKIWGLDYEGDDRTVDVHIKRLRQRIKEKTDMIQISTIRGLGYRLEVIS
- a CDS encoding glutamate-1-semialdehyde 2,1-aminomutase; this encodes MNRQRSEQHYIEALEHIVGGVNSPSRSFKAVGGGAPVFMEKAEGAYFWDVDGNKYIDYLAAYGPIILGHAHPHVTKAITKAAQNGTLYGTPTQLENKFSKMLKKAIPSMDKVRFVNSGTEAVMTTIRVARAYTGRRKIIKFAGCYHGHSDLVLVAAGSGPSTLGIPDSAGITTNIASEVITVPFNDIEALKQALDHWGEDVAAVMIEPIVGNFGMVEPEAGYLEKLCLCARQAGALVIYDEVISAFRFHYGAAQNYKLFPDKKAIEPDLTALGKIIGGGLPIGAYGGKKEIMDQVAPLGPAYQAGTMAGNPASIAAGIACLEVLAQPITYPHLYKMADILTNGILEAAEHYNIELTINRIGGAFSVHFCNHEIKNYEDAQNTNSELFSQFFNFMLNEGINLAPSKYEAWFITIAHTLEDIHQTIHAVRNTFNKMKR
- a CDS encoding ABC transporter permease, which produces MVSAYIDMIRIRFLMMLAYRVNYYSGIIIYAINIGAYYFLWKAIYGTNETLGEFTVLQMTTYVAVSWMARAFYFNNLDREIANEIKDGSVAVQLTKPYPYLIFKMMQGLGEGLFRLLLFSIPGMVIVTLIFQIKLPTQFDVWLIFMVMIFFSFLINSQINLLTGMFAFFVENNEGLMRFKRIAVDLFSGLIIPISFFPGWSQKVLEWLPFQAITYLPASVFTGRVVGDAIYNAFIVQVFWFVFLSVPIYVIWKLARRRLVVQGG
- a CDS encoding LCP family protein; amino-acid sequence: MVTKKPKKKSKKLLWTSLIIFIPIVIFLTYYIISIVSTANDLQADGDSPFDKFDDDAFYEPPEWEGNERVNILLLGGDTRGLSKNEVPRSDTMMVLSLDPESKQAFLFSILRDTYVDIPGHWGTKINAALVFGGPNLAMETVSNFTGLPIQYYVYVDFEGFTELVDAIGGVEFYVEKDMYYSSRADGPEFDIDLKEGTQHLDGKKALQYVRFRHDAQGDFSRTERQRNLLKAVADEMLTFTNLINLPKTLEEVEPYIETNLTFSEMVKLGSLAYKHKNNGFQTEQLPPSDNVRDERIDGLSYLVTDEAEMQQYIQDLFEQAALEEIPQENETNQESDEAGSEGS
- a CDS encoding ABC transporter permease; the encoded protein is MYYASIFTDYFKTYLKTRMTYRADFLIEVVTDLLFQLTNLFFILVVFLHTSSLGGWSIYEMLFIYGYFMIPYGIFTCFLNLWSFNERYIVKGEMDRILTRPAHNLVQLVLENMDPASLFGSLTGFIIMGYAWVHLDVSFAWYDPFVLILMVVGSVLIYGGVYILITSLSFFSDSPTGITPMIWNIQNYGRYPVDIYNKVIKFTLTWLLPFAFVGVYPASFFLDKDISQGFALLTPVVGIVFFSIGFMVWNMGVNRYKGAGS